A single window of Pirellulales bacterium DNA harbors:
- a CDS encoding paraquat-inducible protein A, protein MSSPPHKLISRRAASDALKSSLKKRNPSFTPLCFAYLAALLFLVGIFAPSFTMIPKFGDGFFERLVRLFVSSDLEPRQFSLVGGILHLFQEGQLFIGGLILLFSLAFPLAKLIALIRAIHLGSRATQRHLKMVESLGKWSMVDVFVIASLVICFKGFPGGTHIQVQWGIYIFAISILLSMWATYILKQQFHPAAAVNLTSGAAADLTSTTATSLTCDAESSGDHKML, encoded by the coding sequence ATGAGTAGCCCACCCCATAAACTGATTTCTCGTCGCGCTGCCAGCGATGCCTTGAAATCATCGCTGAAAAAGCGCAATCCCAGCTTCACGCCGCTCTGTTTCGCCTACCTGGCTGCGCTCCTATTTTTGGTCGGCATCTTCGCGCCCAGCTTCACCATGATTCCCAAATTTGGCGACGGCTTTTTCGAGCGGCTCGTTCGCCTGTTTGTCAGCAGCGACCTGGAACCACGGCAGTTTTCGCTCGTGGGCGGCATCCTGCATCTGTTCCAGGAGGGGCAATTATTTATCGGCGGCTTAATCCTGCTGTTTTCCTTGGCGTTTCCCCTGGCCAAGCTGATCGCCCTGATCCGCGCCATTCACCTCGGTTCTCGGGCCACCCAGCGCCATTTGAAAATGGTCGAGAGCCTGGGCAAGTGGTCAATGGTCGATGTGTTCGTCATTGCCTCGCTGGTCATTTGTTTCAAAGGTTTTCCAGGCGGCACCCACATTCAAGTGCAATGGGGGATTTATATCTTTGCCATTTCGATTTTGCTCTCGATGTGGGCCACCTACATTCTGAAGCAGCAATTCCACCCCGCCGCCGCGGTTAATTTGACGAGCGGCGCCGCAGCCGACTTGACCAGCACCACGGCGACGAGTTTGACCTGCGATGCAGAAAGTTCGGGCGATCACAAGATGCTCTAG